A part of Planctomycetota bacterium genomic DNA contains:
- a CDS encoding C39 family peptidase codes for MPSRLAAVVMTLLLAAPVAAWQDLVVHIDDFADGTAAGVEAGDVVTLAGDGTGGFPRRGAWTSPVTAADPAAIEILPSWSVQTPPGTGVRLDLRVRLAETDEWSPWLDMGYWGEVPPPATAESFEGGDVSVDILELDRPADAWQIRATLVAYDLSSSPTLQRISVALRGGEPPVDHGTADWSGDLDVPFLHQGSAGDLIGGSICSPTSVAMALAHFGIDVDLVTHAAETYDREHGIFGNWNRAVARANELGAEAHLEFFDDWQSLADHLKAGRVVVASIRFKKGEAPSFVMNATAGHLIVLRGLTPDGNVIVNDGAHATEGEKAIYKKSEMEKAWFDNAGGVGYVIGAS; via the coding sequence ATGCCTTCGCGACTCGCCGCCGTTGTCATGACCTTGCTGCTGGCCGCTCCCGTTGCGGCGTGGCAGGATCTTGTGGTGCACATCGACGACTTCGCCGACGGTACCGCGGCCGGGGTCGAGGCGGGCGACGTCGTCACCCTGGCCGGCGACGGCACGGGCGGTTTTCCCAGGCGTGGTGCTTGGACATCGCCAGTGACGGCCGCGGACCCGGCGGCGATCGAGATTCTCCCGAGTTGGTCCGTCCAAACACCGCCGGGAACCGGAGTTCGTCTGGACCTTCGCGTGCGGCTCGCCGAGACGGATGAGTGGTCGCCCTGGTTGGACATGGGATACTGGGGCGAGGTCCCGCCGCCCGCGACGGCCGAGTCTTTTGAAGGCGGCGACGTCTCGGTCGACATCCTCGAGCTCGACCGCCCCGCCGACGCGTGGCAGATTCGTGCGACGCTCGTCGCCTACGACCTGTCGAGTTCGCCGACGCTCCAGCGGATCAGCGTCGCGCTCCGCGGCGGCGAACCACCCGTCGACCACGGCACCGCCGATTGGTCGGGCGATCTGGACGTGCCCTTCCTCCACCAGGGCTCGGCCGGCGATCTGATCGGCGGGAGCATCTGCAGCCCGACGAGCGTTGCGATGGCCCTCGCTCACTTCGGCATCGATGTCGACCTCGTCACCCACGCGGCCGAGACCTACGACCGCGAGCACGGCATCTTCGGCAACTGGAACCGCGCCGTCGCCCGCGCCAACGAACTCGGGGCCGAGGCGCACCTCGAGTTCTTCGACGACTGGCAAAGCCTCGCCGACCACCTGAAGGCCGGCCGAGTCGTCGTTGCGAGCATCCGATTCAAGAAAGGCGAGGCCCCGAGTTTCGTGATGAACGCCACCGCCGGTCACCTGATCGTCCTCCGCGGCCTGACGCCCGACGGCAACGTCATCGTCAACGACGGGGCCCACGCTACGGAAGGCGAAAAGGCAATTTATAAGAA